The Sulfurospirillum halorespirans DSM 13726 genome has a window encoding:
- a CDS encoding sulfite exporter TauE/SafE family protein: MDELTLGFISFCTSVITGVIGIGGGLLLIAILPSFLPLNALIPIHGLNQITSNLSRAYFGYKDIQFQVIPKFLVGSFIGVGIFMYFLKTISLTYIPLLIGVYILLSLWSRNFNTKIMKYESYYVIGFFQTGVSVIVGTTGQLAMTKLLKEFKDKNKVVATSAILMSITHILKITVFIYFGFVFYDYLSIVTNMVVGSILGSYVGTKLRNKLDSKKLIFILKIFLSVLAVKNIISIG, from the coding sequence ATGGATGAATTAACTTTAGGGTTTATTAGTTTTTGTACATCCGTCATAACAGGGGTCATTGGTATCGGTGGCGGATTATTACTCATTGCTATACTTCCTTCATTTTTACCTCTTAATGCTCTCATCCCTATACATGGGTTAAATCAAATTACAAGTAATTTATCAAGAGCTTATTTTGGATACAAAGATATACAATTTCAAGTCATACCAAAATTTTTAGTAGGATCATTCATTGGTGTTGGAATATTTATGTATTTTTTAAAAACGATATCTCTAACATATATTCCTTTATTGATAGGAGTATATATTTTATTGTCATTATGGTCACGAAATTTTAATACTAAAATAATGAAATATGAAAGTTATTATGTCATTGGATTTTTTCAAACAGGAGTATCTGTTATTGTTGGTACAACGGGGCAGCTTGCAATGACAAAATTACTTAAAGAATTTAAAGATAAAAATAAAGTAGTTGCTACATCAGCTATTCTTATGAGTATAACGCATATATTAAAAATCACTGTTTTTATCTATTTTGGATTTGTTTTTTATGACTACCTTAGTATCGTCACTAATATGGTTGTTGGCTCAATTTTGGGCTCTTATGTTGGAACAAAATTAAGAAATAAACTAGATAGTAAAAAATTAATTTTTATATTAAAAATATTTCTTTCTGTCTTGGCAGTAAAAAATATTATAAGTATTGGCTAA
- the sdhB gene encoding 8-methylmenaquinol:fumarate reductase iron-sulfur subunit codes for MKFIIDRFDGNKNYQQTYTVEKKDIEALTLLGTLLFIKQHQDLTLNFTASCRMAICGACGVRVNGHAYLACDTKMTELFEEYKDTDIFRISPLSNYTVISDLAVDWEPAIENLRKVKPGLVAKSEFSEKEGCRQNQEQYDRIVGQWDCILCGVCASECNKLSADRSDYMEPFVYTRAWKVANDSRTKDPMIHVKPSVTNGLWNCVHCHECTNRCPKHISAAEDIAGLRAMAMRKGLNSGVGPAHAKSFYTDLVEDSGRLNEIRLALRTEGVSTALRAGTAVTLMRAGKMNPLEIFGGHTIEGHKDLVKMIKAAQAANKE; via the coding sequence ATGAAATTTATCATTGATCGCTTTGATGGCAACAAAAATTATCAACAAACCTATACGGTAGAGAAAAAGGATATAGAAGCGTTGACCTTGTTAGGGACTTTGCTTTTTATTAAACAACACCAAGATCTTACGCTTAACTTTACAGCTTCATGCCGTATGGCAATTTGTGGTGCCTGTGGGGTGCGTGTGAATGGTCACGCGTATCTTGCATGTGATACCAAAATGACAGAGCTTTTTGAAGAGTACAAAGATACCGATATATTTCGTATCTCTCCACTCTCTAATTATACGGTCATTTCTGATCTTGCAGTAGATTGGGAACCTGCTATTGAGAATCTTCGTAAAGTAAAACCAGGTTTGGTTGCAAAATCGGAATTTTCAGAAAAAGAGGGTTGTCGCCAAAACCAAGAGCAATACGATCGTATTGTAGGACAATGGGATTGTATCTTATGTGGTGTGTGTGCTTCAGAGTGTAATAAGCTCTCAGCAGATCGTAGTGATTATATGGAGCCATTTGTTTATACTCGTGCATGGAAAGTAGCGAATGACTCACGTACAAAAGATCCGATGATTCACGTTAAACCTTCTGTCACCAATGGCCTTTGGAACTGTGTTCACTGCCATGAGTGTACAAACCGCTGTCCAAAACATATTAGCGCAGCAGAAGACATCGCAGGACTTCGTGCAATGGCTATGAGAAAAGGCTTGAATTCTGGCGTTGGCCCAGCACACGCTAAATCATTCTATACAGACTTAGTTGAAGATTCAGGTCGCCTCAATGAAATTCGTCTAGCACTTAGAACGGAAGGTGTTAGTACCGCACTTCGTGCAGGCACAGCAGTTACCTTAATGCGTGCAGGTAAAATGAATCCACTTGAGATTTTCGGTGGTCATACCATTGAAGGTCACAAAGATTTAGTAAAAATGATTAAAGCAGCACAAGCTGCAAACAAGGAGTAA
- a CDS encoding substrate-binding domain-containing protein, with protein sequence MLKFFSKVTSVAFLSLLFVFGVQAATIEVISSGAFYATMAELKPVFEEKTGHQIHLSSGSSMGASATSIPNRLKNGETFDLIILASDQLDKMIADDFALKGSRVDLVHSSIGMMVKKGQPKPDISTQAQFDKVLVDAKSIGYSASASGTHLNEKVFPYFGEDVKAKTKLIVGDRVATWVGRGDLEIGFQQVSEIVPFTGENGSVDLVGSIPSPYQKVTIFSVGVAKGSKEPAAAQELVIFLTAKENFPRLRAQGLIPAAVARDIAK encoded by the coding sequence ATGTTAAAGTTTTTTTCTAAAGTGACGTCGGTTGCATTTTTATCCCTTTTATTCGTATTTGGGGTACAGGCTGCAACCATTGAAGTTATCAGTTCAGGAGCTTTTTATGCCACTATGGCTGAATTAAAGCCGGTGTTTGAAGAAAAAACAGGGCACCAAATCCATCTCTCTTCTGGTTCATCGATGGGTGCTTCTGCAACGTCTATTCCTAACCGTCTTAAAAACGGTGAAACATTCGATCTTATCATACTCGCCAGTGATCAACTGGATAAAATGATTGCCGATGATTTTGCACTCAAAGGAAGTAGGGTAGATCTCGTTCACTCGTCAATTGGTATGATGGTGAAAAAAGGACAACCAAAGCCAGACATTAGTACACAAGCTCAATTTGACAAGGTGTTAGTAGATGCAAAATCGATTGGATACTCTGCAAGTGCTAGTGGAACCCACTTGAACGAAAAGGTATTCCCCTATTTTGGAGAAGATGTCAAAGCTAAAACTAAGCTGATTGTAGGTGATCGTGTTGCTACGTGGGTTGGGCGTGGCGATCTGGAAATCGGTTTTCAACAAGTGAGTGAAATCGTGCCTTTTACCGGAGAAAATGGCAGTGTTGATTTGGTGGGTTCTATTCCTTCTCCTTATCAAAAAGTGACTATTTTCTCTGTTGGCGTTGCGAAAGGGAGTAAAGAGCCAGCAGCAGCGCAAGAGCTCGTCATATTTCTCACCGCTAAGGAAAATTTTCCTCGTTTGAGAGCACAAGGGCTTATTCCAGCAGCCGTTGCACGAGATATAGCCAAATAA
- the sdhA gene encoding 8-methylmenaquinol:fumarate reductase flavoprotein subunit: MSEQFTRREFLQSACITMGALAVSTGGVEQAFAATSTSTPNTSGMPTCDVLIIGSGAAGLRAAVAARKKNPNLSVVVVSKVMPTRSATTMAEGGINGVIDFSEGDSFELHAKDTVKGGDFLVDQDTALKFATYAGAAIHELDYLGMPFSRNAKGEVNKRYAGGASKIRCNFASDKTGHILTHTCLDDALKNGVKFLMDHHMLDLSIEDGHCEGVVLRNIRTGDIAPVRAKSVVLATGGYTRVFWNRTSTPYIATGDGAAAVLRAGLAFKDPEMLQFHPTGVCHGGTLITEAARGEGGILLNNLGERFMKRYVPNKMELAPRDIVARSIETEIREGRAFGHDMEAYVLLDVTHLGKEKIMRDLPQIRHIGMLFENMDLVEKPIAIRPTAHYSMGGIHVTSIDTMATPAPGLFAAGEASCVSIHGANRLGGNSLCDATVTGRIAGINAAEYAAKADFGKGKRLNDLTLKWTSHFKEITSSGKGNDNDMYALREEMGAANWYNMGIFRTESKLLALADKHAEFQARYEAIRIPNANPVFNTAYTEYVELGNLLLASRAALMGATARKESRGSHFREDYLKRDDANFLKHSMVTMDESGKMHLDWKDVVVGQFKIEERKY; the protein is encoded by the coding sequence ATGAGTGAACAGTTTACCAGAAGAGAGTTTCTGCAGTCAGCCTGTATTACCATGGGTGCATTAGCGGTAAGTACGGGTGGTGTTGAGCAAGCTTTTGCTGCGACTTCAACCTCCACACCCAATACTTCAGGAATGCCAACATGTGATGTATTGATTATTGGTTCAGGTGCTGCAGGGCTTCGTGCTGCTGTTGCCGCACGTAAAAAGAACCCAAATCTAAGTGTTGTTGTTGTGAGTAAAGTCATGCCAACCAGAAGTGCTACAACCATGGCAGAGGGTGGCATTAACGGCGTTATTGATTTTAGCGAAGGAGACTCATTTGAGCTTCACGCGAAAGATACCGTAAAAGGTGGTGACTTCTTGGTTGATCAAGATACCGCACTTAAATTTGCTACATACGCAGGTGCGGCAATTCATGAACTTGACTACCTTGGTATGCCGTTTTCTCGTAATGCCAAAGGCGAAGTCAATAAACGCTACGCGGGTGGTGCTTCAAAAATCCGTTGTAACTTTGCTTCGGATAAAACAGGGCATATTCTTACCCATACCTGTTTAGATGACGCGCTTAAAAACGGTGTAAAGTTTTTGATGGATCATCATATGCTCGATCTTAGTATTGAAGATGGTCACTGCGAGGGTGTTGTTCTTAGAAATATCCGCACGGGTGATATCGCTCCTGTTCGTGCAAAATCTGTCGTTTTAGCAACGGGCGGCTATACCCGCGTATTTTGGAACAGAACATCAACCCCCTACATCGCAACAGGTGATGGTGCGGCAGCGGTCCTTCGTGCTGGATTAGCGTTTAAAGACCCAGAGATGCTTCAATTCCACCCAACCGGTGTCTGCCATGGTGGTACATTGATTACCGAAGCGGCACGAGGAGAAGGTGGTATCTTGCTCAATAACCTAGGGGAACGTTTTATGAAACGCTATGTACCAAACAAAATGGAACTTGCCCCTCGTGATATTGTTGCACGTTCTATTGAGACAGAGATTCGTGAAGGTCGTGCGTTTGGTCACGATATGGAAGCGTATGTACTGCTTGATGTAACGCATTTGGGTAAAGAAAAAATCATGAGAGATTTACCTCAAATCCGCCACATTGGTATGTTGTTTGAAAACATGGATTTGGTTGAAAAACCAATTGCAATTCGCCCAACAGCGCACTACTCCATGGGTGGTATTCATGTCACAAGTATTGACACGATGGCTACTCCTGCTCCTGGTCTTTTTGCAGCGGGTGAAGCTTCATGTGTATCCATTCATGGTGCAAACCGTTTGGGTGGTAACTCACTGTGTGATGCAACCGTTACAGGAAGAATTGCAGGTATTAATGCAGCAGAGTATGCGGCTAAAGCAGATTTTGGTAAAGGTAAACGCCTTAATGATTTAACACTCAAATGGACAAGTCATTTTAAAGAGATAACCAGCTCTGGTAAAGGCAATGATAACGACATGTACGCCCTTCGTGAAGAAATGGGTGCTGCTAACTGGTACAACATGGGTATCTTTAGAACTGAGTCTAAATTACTCGCTCTTGCTGACAAACATGCTGAATTCCAAGCACGTTACGAAGCAATTCGTATCCCAAATGCTAATCCTGTGTTTAACACAGCCTATACAGAGTATGTTGAACTTGGTAACTTGTTGCTTGCTTCTCGTGCTGCACTTATGGGTGCTACGGCGCGTAAAGAGTCACGTGGTTCTCACTTTAGAGAAGATTACTTAAAACGTGATGACGCAAACTTCTTGAAGCACTCCATGGTCACCATGGATGAGAGCGGTAAAATGCATTTAGACTGGAAAGATGTTGTTGTCGGTCAGTTTAAAATTGAAGAGAGGAAATACTAA
- a CDS encoding methyl-accepting chemotaxis protein — protein MTLSKQLLIMLVSAIVGASTIFGISLLKMDQIYTTTTTCQKETLPSVLLLDDMQRGFYRIRLLLWEHIGTDVNNKDEIKILDDRYRTYRAEYETNLKNYETYLSDAQDKEIYEKEKQLYAIYIAMADKVLQLSREDKKAEAKDFMLKNRKMSRNLTDTIDEQMTYNKKLSENNALVAQATKQTASIEMTIIITLVILLTVMLSYLIKNNIMQGVHLIRDSITHFVKDKNLKFRIGYEKNNEIKEIVDSFNDLVTTLENTIVDAKNSSNENASVSHELSTTSMQIGRNAEQSSIIVENTIFEIDSIKSFVQETAKLSESMKEEIIDAGKKLNHAKDEIISLRNEVDQASEAETALAGQLEQMSKDAEQVKQILTVISDIADQTNLLALNAAIEAARAGEHGRGFAVVANEVRKLAERTQISLTEINATINVIVQSIVNSSDQMNKNAKNIQRLSAVSSVVENTIMGTSQVMQNSVESVSTSAQNSRKISSDTDKIADMVSNINTLTFQNARSVEEIAAAADHLSRLSETLNGKLQQFR, from the coding sequence ATGACACTCTCAAAGCAACTCCTTATTATGTTGGTATCTGCTATTGTAGGTGCTTCCACGATTTTTGGTATCAGCTTACTCAAAATGGATCAAATCTATACAACCACTACTACCTGTCAAAAAGAGACATTACCCAGCGTATTGTTGTTGGATGATATGCAAAGAGGGTTTTATCGCATTAGGCTTTTATTGTGGGAACATATAGGCACAGATGTCAATAATAAAGATGAAATCAAAATACTTGATGATAGGTATCGTACTTACAGAGCAGAATATGAAACGAATTTAAAAAATTATGAGACATATTTATCTGATGCCCAAGATAAAGAAATTTATGAAAAAGAGAAACAGCTTTACGCCATCTACATAGCGATGGCAGATAAAGTTTTGCAACTATCCCGTGAAGATAAAAAAGCAGAAGCGAAAGACTTTATGCTTAAAAATCGAAAAATGTCACGTAATTTAACCGATACCATCGATGAGCAAATGACGTACAATAAAAAACTTTCGGAAAACAATGCTCTTGTAGCTCAAGCTACTAAACAGACTGCAAGCATTGAAATGACCATTATTATCACGTTGGTCATACTTTTAACGGTTATGCTCAGTTATCTTATTAAGAATAACATCATGCAAGGCGTACACTTAATCAGAGACAGTATCACACATTTTGTCAAAGATAAAAATCTTAAATTCAGAATTGGTTATGAAAAGAACAATGAAATCAAAGAGATTGTTGATAGCTTTAATGATTTGGTTACAACCTTAGAAAATACCATTGTAGATGCCAAAAACTCTTCCAATGAAAATGCCTCTGTTTCTCATGAGTTAAGCACGACCAGTATGCAGATAGGAAGAAATGCAGAGCAAAGCTCGATCATTGTTGAAAATACCATTTTTGAGATAGACAGCATCAAATCCTTTGTTCAAGAGACAGCTAAACTCTCTGAGAGTATGAAAGAGGAAATTATAGATGCGGGTAAAAAACTAAACCATGCTAAAGATGAAATTATCTCCTTGCGAAATGAAGTTGATCAAGCAAGCGAAGCAGAAACAGCACTTGCAGGACAGTTAGAGCAGATGAGTAAAGATGCCGAACAAGTGAAACAAATCTTAACGGTTATTTCAGATATTGCTGATCAAACCAATCTTTTAGCTTTAAATGCCGCTATTGAAGCAGCAAGGGCTGGTGAGCATGGCAGGGGCTTTGCTGTAGTTGCCAATGAAGTACGTAAATTGGCTGAACGAACCCAAATCTCACTCACAGAGATCAATGCCACTATTAATGTCATTGTTCAGTCCATTGTGAATTCATCCGATCAAATGAATAAAAATGCAAAAAACATTCAACGACTCTCAGCGGTTTCAAGCGTAGTCGAAAACACCATTATGGGGACAAGTCAAGTGATGCAAAACAGTGTTGAGTCTGTCAGTACGAGTGCACAAAACTCTCGAAAGATTTCAAGCGATACCGATAAGATTGCGGATATGGTCTCTAACATCAACACCTTAACCTTCCAAAATGCTAGAAGTGTTGAGGAGATTGCAGCAGCGGCAGATCATCTTTCTCGTTTATCTGAAACCTTAAATGGTAAGCTTCAACAATTTAGATAA
- a CDS encoding LysR family transcriptional regulator, with product MSLKQIECVVMVAKLKSFTKAAQKLKIAQPSLSQSINILEKQIGVPLFDRSTTPISLTHAGEIYLSKANAIIELYNDLNVQMRDVTGFENGKLRLGFSQTGYHFIPDALSKFYKKFPNADIKVSQVFSTLKLEKMLLDGDVDIATLILPLHSEGLSYKVIKEEQALLALPISHPLAQKVKKRIKGYPMISLRDLKNEKFILPKDTQRSRPIYDKIFKEAGFEPNIFCETETFDIANSIVASGIGACFTVPQFIKEDKQDKLLLFSIDEPLLTRTVVLAYREDKRLSKIAHEFLSIAKNL from the coding sequence GTGAGTTTAAAGCAAATAGAGTGTGTTGTTATGGTGGCAAAATTAAAAAGCTTTACAAAGGCGGCTCAAAAACTAAAAATAGCCCAACCCTCTTTAAGTCAGAGTATTAATATATTAGAAAAGCAAATTGGTGTACCGCTTTTTGATCGAAGCACAACGCCTATTAGTCTGACCCATGCGGGAGAGATTTATCTCTCGAAAGCAAACGCTATCATAGAGCTTTACAATGATTTAAATGTACAAATGCGTGATGTTACAGGCTTTGAAAATGGAAAGTTACGACTGGGGTTTTCACAAACGGGATACCATTTTATTCCCGACGCATTGTCGAAATTTTATAAAAAATTCCCCAATGCGGATATCAAAGTATCCCAAGTATTTTCGACTTTAAAATTGGAAAAAATGCTTCTAGATGGCGATGTTGATATAGCGACACTTATATTGCCACTTCACTCTGAAGGGCTGAGTTATAAAGTTATTAAAGAAGAGCAAGCTTTACTTGCTTTACCGATAAGCCATCCTCTTGCGCAGAAAGTGAAAAAAAGGATTAAAGGCTACCCTATGATCTCTTTGCGTGATCTGAAAAATGAAAAATTTATCTTGCCGAAAGATACGCAAAGAAGTAGGCCGATATACGACAAAATCTTTAAAGAAGCGGGCTTTGAACCCAATATTTTTTGTGAAACAGAAACGTTTGATATCGCCAATTCCATTGTTGCTTCAGGTATTGGTGCTTGTTTTACAGTGCCTCAATTTATTAAAGAAGATAAACAAGACAAACTCTTGCTTTTTAGCATAGATGAACCACTGCTTACTCGAACGGTTGTTTTAGCGTATCGAGAAGACAAACGTTTATCCAAAATTGCGCATGAGTTTTTATCCATAGCAAAAAATTTATAA
- the sdhE gene encoding 8-methylmenaquinol:fumarate reductase membrane anchor subunit: protein MQNEFAFFPGCVLTQAAIEAKMSLEAIAPILGIKLKEINGWSCCGASQAQDVDPLATLVANARNLALAEKMNLPVLTTCSTCLLMLRRAKIQLDNGQKEKINTYLAKGNMTYKGTSEVTSLLWVLAQNAEMIKSKVKKPLSGLKVAVFYGCHSVRPGKDLGFESSVNPTSFETVVKALGAEVVPFEKRLDCCGFHAVYPAEKSVMKMTSGIVNSAAESKADCVVTPCPLCQMQLDIYQDDAQDTTKSKARVPVLHLSQLVGLALGVPAKKLGLDYNVIDASKLA, encoded by the coding sequence ATGCAAAATGAATTTGCTTTTTTCCCTGGATGCGTGCTTACTCAAGCCGCTATTGAAGCGAAAATGTCTCTTGAAGCCATAGCCCCAATTTTAGGCATTAAACTTAAAGAGATTAATGGATGGAGTTGTTGTGGTGCTTCTCAAGCACAAGACGTTGATCCTCTAGCAACCTTGGTTGCCAATGCACGTAACCTTGCTTTGGCAGAGAAGATGAACTTGCCAGTTCTTACAACATGCAGTACCTGTTTACTCATGTTGCGTCGTGCAAAAATACAATTAGACAATGGTCAAAAAGAGAAAATCAATACCTACCTTGCAAAAGGTAACATGACTTATAAAGGAACCAGTGAAGTTACAAGCCTTCTTTGGGTCTTGGCTCAAAATGCTGAGATGATTAAGTCTAAAGTAAAAAAACCTCTCTCAGGTCTAAAAGTAGCTGTTTTTTACGGCTGTCACAGTGTAAGACCTGGCAAAGATCTTGGATTTGAAAGTTCAGTGAATCCAACCAGTTTTGAAACCGTTGTCAAAGCGTTGGGGGCAGAGGTTGTACCTTTTGAAAAACGTTTGGACTGCTGTGGTTTCCACGCGGTTTATCCAGCGGAGAAGTCTGTTATGAAGATGACCAGTGGCATTGTTAACAGTGCAGCTGAGTCTAAAGCAGACTGTGTAGTCACTCCTTGTCCTTTGTGTCAAATGCAATTAGACATCTATCAAGATGATGCACAAGATACAACAAAGTCTAAAGCGCGTGTGCCAGTGCTCCACCTCTCTCAATTGGTGGGTTTAGCACTAGGGGTTCCTGCTAAGAAATTAGGACTTGATTACAACGTGATTGATGCAAGTAAACTTGCATAA
- a CDS encoding response regulator → MYKIVIVEDECIAAEYLKMIVEKQSWCVVESVDNGADALESVRKYEPDLVLLDIMIKGAMSGCEVAMHLRSISDCAIVFTTAYADDEMITYAIDAKADGYIIKPYNEREIIATISLLSAKKNPLPSTKISKIAGGFCFNHETRLLYKQGRMIKMSPNALKLIQTLCEHKNHCVSYERLYATLWDDEQLNLKKLQMVIYRIREICDVDFFENINGVGYQIKIDYKVPSTPDLPQ, encoded by the coding sequence ATGTATAAAATAGTGATCGTAGAAGATGAGTGTATCGCCGCAGAATACCTCAAAATGATCGTCGAAAAACAGAGCTGGTGCGTTGTTGAGAGTGTCGATAATGGAGCCGATGCGTTGGAGAGCGTTCGTAAATATGAACCTGATTTGGTGTTACTTGATATTATGATTAAAGGCGCTATGAGTGGGTGTGAAGTAGCGATGCATCTTCGCTCTATCAGTGACTGCGCCATCGTCTTTACGACAGCGTATGCCGATGATGAAATGATCACTTATGCGATAGACGCCAAAGCGGACGGGTACATCATCAAACCCTATAACGAGAGGGAAATCATAGCAACCATTTCACTTTTAAGCGCCAAAAAAAACCCTCTTCCGAGCACAAAAATCAGTAAAATTGCAGGCGGATTTTGTTTTAACCATGAGACACGTTTACTCTATAAACAAGGTCGAATGATCAAAATGAGTCCCAATGCGCTAAAACTGATTCAAACGCTGTGTGAGCATAAAAACCACTGCGTAAGCTACGAACGACTCTATGCAACGCTTTGGGATGATGAGCAACTCAATCTTAAAAAACTTCAAATGGTGATCTACCGTATCAGAGAAATCTGTGATGTTGATTTTTTTGAAAATATTAACGGTGTAGGGTACCAGATCAAAATTGATTATAAGGTACCTTCAACACCTGATTTACCACAATAA
- a CDS encoding sensor histidine kinase: MFSFVMIAITGLLLLYYQDALQTSIFLHTPAAIINFISVFVIVIIFALYYEITRIDTYKRLINANYKKDLLYNELQHRVKNNLNIVSSMLAIQAEKEDQKVRDIIQVSKSRIDAMAMVHSMLYVSHDLEKVNAKEFIEKLYRNIQSTLSEHVNILFKADTLELSLNEVIPIGLIINELLVNSFKYAFKTEENPKIIIVLKRRGDTVLLTYFDNGSGYDSNMKRNFGLQLVDLNVKQLKGTLKVSYNHGLCYQIAYKRGEHV, encoded by the coding sequence GTGTTTAGCTTCGTTATGATTGCTATTACAGGACTCTTGCTTCTGTATTATCAAGACGCTTTGCAAACCAGCATTTTTTTGCATACTCCTGCGGCTATTATCAATTTTATATCGGTTTTCGTGATTGTCATCATTTTTGCTTTGTATTATGAAATCACACGAATCGACACGTATAAACGTTTAATTAACGCAAACTACAAAAAAGATCTCCTTTACAATGAATTACAACACCGCGTTAAAAACAATCTTAATATTGTCTCCTCTATGCTTGCCATTCAAGCGGAAAAAGAGGATCAAAAAGTACGCGACATCATCCAAGTGAGTAAAAGCAGAATCGATGCGATGGCGATGGTACACTCTATGCTCTACGTCTCGCATGATCTTGAAAAAGTCAATGCCAAAGAGTTTATTGAAAAATTGTATCGAAACATCCAAAGTACACTCAGCGAGCATGTTAACATTCTCTTCAAAGCAGACACGCTAGAGCTTTCACTCAATGAAGTCATCCCCATTGGTTTGATTATCAATGAACTACTTGTGAATAGTTTTAAATACGCATTTAAAACGGAAGAAAATCCAAAAATCATCATTGTCCTAAAACGTCGTGGTGATACCGTTTTACTGACCTATTTTGACAACGGGAGTGGGTATGACTCCAACATGAAAAGAAACTTCGGTCTACAGTTGGTCGACTTAAACGTCAAACAGCTCAAAGGAACACTCAAAGTCTCTTACAACCATGGCTTATGTTACCAAATAGCCTACAAAAGAGGTGAACATGTATAA